The bacterium DNA window GTGGCTAAAGGAGAGATTCCCGATGAGGTCATCAATAAAGAGGTCTTGGAGGGAAAATGGAGAGCTTAATCCTTGCCGTAGACATAGGAACTACCAATATAAAAGCGGGAATCATAGACCCTGAGGGGAATATTTTAAGGGCGAAGACGAGCGAATTGGAGATAGAGAGGGATGAAAGGGGGAAAGCGGAACATAATCCCGAGAAATTATTCTCCAATTTCGTCTCCATTTGTCGCGATGTCTTAAACGGTTATGAGGACAAAGTCGCCCTTCTCGTCCTTTCATCTTATCAATTCGGTCTCATCCCCTTGGACAAGGATTTTACACCCCTCACGGGATTAATCACCCTTTTGGACCTAAGACCAAGAGAGACATTTAATGAACTATCAAGAAAATTGGATTTTGCGGAACTTTACAGAAGAACTGGAGCACCACCTCTCTTCATCTCCCCCTTCGCAAAAATTTACTGGCTCAAGAGAAAAAGGAAGGAAATCTTTGAAAAAGCCAAATATTTCCTCAGCTCAAAGGATTATTTCCTTCTCAGATTGATAGGCAAGCCGTTTACAGAGCCGAGCATCGCCTCCGCCACTCAGCTGATGAATATAAACAATTTAAGATGGGATGCCTATCCTTTGGACATTTTGGGGATAACGGAGGCAAACCTTCCGGAAATCGTTCCCTCGGTGGAGATATTGGGCAAGATATCTCCTGAGGTAAGGGAAAGGTTGGGATTGAGGAGAGATGTGTATGCTCTTCCGGGAGTTTACGATGGAGGGGCTATAGGCTTGGGGATTGGCGCAATGGGGGATTCGGTTGGGGTTATCAATATAGGAACGACCGCTATGCTGAGGATAGCTTATCCCAAGCCGGTCATTGATAAAGATAAGAGGATGAGATTTCAAGCCTATTAT harbors:
- a CDS encoding gluconokinase, whose protein sequence is MESLILAVDIGTTNIKAGIIDPEGNILRAKTSELEIERDERGKAEHNPEKLFSNFVSICRDVLNGYEDKVALLVLSSYQFGLIPLDKDFTPLTGLITLLDLRPRETFNELSRKLDFAELYRRTGAPPLFISPFAKIYWLKRKRKEIFEKAKYFLSSKDYFLLRLIGKPFTEPSIASATQLMNINNLRWDAYPLDILGITEANLPEIVPSVEILGKISPEVRERLGLRRDVYALPGVYDGGAIGLGIGAMGDSVGVINIGTTAMLRIAYPKPVIDKDKRMRFQAYYLCSNKWFIGGAINNAGIVLKWFRDNIFDLPYEELTSLAEKVQSPDLFFLPFITGERYPEIGNIVSGVFWGLRSYHGKSHMIRAGMEGVAFTLRLAFDALKENEIEMKELRAGGGGTKSSLWMRIFSSVFNMPIKITECEEPALLGSAQLGFYALKMFKSLQEAREKLVKVKEIYYPEEEMLEYYEKRYEFFKFLLKSLKNAFKKHSQL